A single Tenacibaculum sp. 190524A02b DNA region contains:
- a CDS encoding S8 family serine peptidase, which translates to MKNKYLKAFVLSSVLLGTNYQTQAQNKKEVESIRKNYDLKKLQKMSHNFKEKSIDKKEKAFKIAKRKGWETKIFNKNGTYMELQEVVDGKPIYYTTFNVDAAKSTRTNHLHSGGSLGLNLLGQGMKAYVWDGGIPNKDHQEYDGTGGNNRVSIGDGSSTLNFHAEHVTATIVASGKIAKSKGMAPHATAVGNDWNNDKSEATKAATNGMILSNHSYGYGAQQIPDYYFGAYIAVSREWDEIMFNAPNYLMVVAAGNDGEDESSNAKPLNGNSAYDKLSGHSTSKNNLVVANAQDANIDSSGKLISVQIHSSSSEGPTDDLRIKPDITGNGSGVYSATHFPSYDKASSSNHSDGNITDDYIEMTGTSMAAPNVTGSLVLLQQHYKNKNNGTFMKAATLKGLALHTADDVGAKGPDAIYGWGLLNAKAAATAITQNGKEAQIKELTLASGKSYTLTVNSDGKNPLLTSISWTDRPGTATEKANQSTPVLVNDLDLKVTKSGTTYKPWRLTGVATNGKGDNKVDPYERVDISNASGTYTITVTHKGTLTGNNQNFSLIVTGLKGEPVVCNATVPTNVISKDITEKEAKIEWTTVSGAKYDIRYRKSGTTNWTTKEVTTNNYKVTNLTAKTKYDIQVRSKCANKSSAYSSIVNFTTKQKPVQDTQAPTAPTNLKANKVEQTTLTLNWTASTDNIAVTSYDIYKGTTKLGVATGTSYNVTGLTANTAYKFSVKAKDAAGNVSTSSNEINVTTKFDDGNDDDWDWGDDWDWDEFSTNSSASSDITIFPNPASNFINIKTAFLLKAKYRIFNISGKTVLFGKITKNIDISKLTKGVYFFEYKSKQEQRIVKFIKE; encoded by the coding sequence ATGAAAAACAAGTATTTAAAGGCTTTTGTTCTTTCTTCAGTTCTTTTAGGAACTAATTATCAAACACAAGCGCAAAACAAAAAAGAAGTGGAATCTATCCGTAAAAATTATGACTTAAAAAAGCTACAAAAAATGAGTCATAACTTTAAAGAAAAAAGTATAGATAAGAAAGAAAAGGCTTTCAAAATTGCTAAGAGAAAAGGATGGGAAACTAAAATTTTCAACAAAAATGGTACTTACATGGAACTTCAAGAGGTTGTTGATGGTAAACCTATTTACTATACAACTTTTAATGTAGATGCAGCTAAATCAACTAGAACTAATCACTTACATAGTGGAGGTTCATTAGGCTTAAACCTTTTAGGCCAAGGTATGAAAGCTTATGTATGGGATGGTGGAATACCTAATAAAGACCATCAAGAATATGATGGAACCGGTGGAAACAATAGAGTATCTATAGGCGACGGTTCTTCAACACTTAATTTTCACGCAGAGCATGTAACGGCTACTATTGTGGCATCTGGAAAAATAGCTAAATCAAAAGGAATGGCTCCTCATGCAACTGCAGTAGGAAATGACTGGAATAATGATAAATCTGAGGCTACTAAAGCTGCAACTAATGGAATGATTCTTTCTAATCATTCTTATGGTTATGGAGCTCAACAAATTCCTGACTACTATTTTGGTGCCTATATTGCGGTATCTCGTGAATGGGATGAGATTATGTTTAATGCTCCAAACTATTTAATGGTAGTAGCTGCTGGTAATGACGGAGAAGATGAAAGTTCTAATGCTAAGCCTTTAAATGGTAATAGCGCTTATGATAAATTATCAGGCCATTCAACATCTAAAAATAATTTAGTTGTAGCAAATGCACAAGATGCAAATATTGATTCAAGTGGAAAGTTAATCTCGGTTCAGATTCATAGTTCTAGTAGTGAAGGTCCTACTGATGACCTACGTATTAAACCAGATATTACAGGTAACGGTTCAGGAGTGTATTCTGCTACTCATTTCCCTAGCTATGATAAAGCATCTAGCTCAAATCATAGTGATGGAAACATTACTGATGATTACATTGAAATGACAGGAACCTCAATGGCTGCACCAAACGTAACTGGTTCTTTAGTATTATTACAACAACATTATAAAAATAAGAATAATGGTACTTTTATGAAAGCCGCAACTTTAAAAGGTTTGGCTTTACACACTGCTGATGATGTTGGAGCTAAAGGACCAGATGCAATTTACGGATGGGGTTTATTAAACGCTAAAGCAGCTGCTACGGCAATTACTCAAAATGGTAAAGAAGCACAAATTAAAGAGTTAACTTTAGCTTCTGGTAAATCATATACATTAACTGTTAATTCTGATGGAAAAAACCCTTTATTAACATCTATTTCTTGGACAGATAGACCGGGTACTGCTACTGAAAAAGCAAATCAATCTACACCTGTTTTAGTAAACGATTTAGATTTAAAAGTTACTAAAAGTGGCACAACATACAAACCTTGGAGATTAACAGGAGTAGCAACTAATGGAAAAGGAGACAACAAAGTAGATCCTTATGAAAGAGTAGATATTTCAAATGCGTCTGGTACTTATACTATTACGGTTACTCATAAAGGAACATTAACAGGCAATAATCAAAACTTTTCATTAATTGTAACTGGGTTAAAAGGAGAACCAGTTGTATGTAATGCCACGGTGCCAACAAACGTAATTTCAAAAGATATAACAGAAAAAGAAGCTAAAATTGAATGGACAACTGTATCTGGAGCAAAGTATGATATAAGATACCGTAAGTCTGGTACTACTAATTGGACAACTAAAGAAGTGACTACTAACAATTATAAAGTTACTAATTTAACGGCTAAAACTAAATATGATATTCAAGTACGTAGTAAATGCGCTAACAAAAGCTCAGCTTACAGCTCTATTGTTAATTTTACTACTAAACAAAAGCCAGTGCAAGATACACAAGCACCAACTGCTCCTACTAATTTAAAAGCTAACAAAGTTGAACAAACCACTTTAACATTAAACTGGACAGCTTCAACTGATAATATTGCCGTAACTAGTTACGATATATATAAAGGAACAACTAAATTAGGAGTTGCAACAGGTACTTCATATAATGTAACTGGACTAACTGCTAATACAGCATATAAGTTTTCGGTAAAAGCAAAAGATGCGGCTGGTAATGTTTCTACTAGTAGTAATGAAATTAATGTAACTACTAAATTTGATGATGGAAATGATGATGACTGGGATTGGGGTGACGACTGGGACTGGGATGAATTTTCGACTAATAGTAGTGCTTCTTCAGACATTACAATTTTTCCAAACCCAGCATCAAACTTTATAAACATAAAAACTGCGTTCTTGTTAAAAGCTAAGTACCGTATTTTTAATATCTCGGGTAAAACTGTCCTGTTTGGAAAAATAACTAAAAATATAGATATATCTAAATTAACAAAAGGAGTTTACTTTTTTGAATATAAAAGTAAACAAGAACAACGTATAGTTAAATTTATAAAAGAGTAA
- a CDS encoding helix-turn-helix domain-containing protein, whose protein sequence is MDILPLINAVIGITLIIFIFLNKHNLGQNFYAKTAIIGVITIFTFSAISEYIMAEHSPNRYNIFIFITIILSHLTGYFLLLFISVITNYFQHIKKITFITIGISILRLIFYVFIQELLIKTDISGIKNFTNPNFRLYTILANIDEFIMVVYNLTLIIIAYKILKKAPLIISLKSNQTLYYKWGNIILIFSVSLYTFAFINTILLSFSRENLYSIISIENLLQSIFFIFLTISMMYFPVFAYSGRYEDLPSLYETNTEKYKNSTLNNSYALFMEIDTLVKKEKLYLDSELKMNKISKKLSKSIPYISQAINENTQKSFPDYINSFRVEEAKKKLLIDKPDTIFAIAIDVGFNNKTTFYNAFKKQTNMTPSQYKKEKTNI, encoded by the coding sequence ATGGATATCCTACCTTTGATCAATGCTGTTATTGGAATAACTTTAATTATTTTTATTTTTTTAAACAAACATAATTTAGGTCAAAACTTTTACGCTAAAACTGCTATTATTGGCGTTATCACTATTTTTACTTTTTCAGCGATATCTGAATATATTATGGCTGAGCACTCTCCAAATCGTTATAATATATTTATTTTTATTACCATAATATTATCACATTTAACAGGTTATTTTTTATTGCTTTTCATCTCAGTAATTACTAATTACTTTCAACATATAAAAAAAATAACTTTTATTACTATAGGGATCTCCATACTCAGGTTAATTTTTTATGTCTTTATACAGGAATTATTAATAAAAACAGATATTTCTGGTATTAAAAACTTTACAAATCCTAATTTTAGACTTTATACAATACTTGCAAACATAGATGAGTTTATAATGGTTGTATATAATTTAACTTTAATTATTATAGCTTATAAAATTTTAAAAAAAGCTCCTTTAATTATCTCTTTAAAATCTAATCAAACTTTATATTATAAATGGGGTAATATTATACTTATATTTTCTGTTTCTCTATATACTTTTGCATTTATAAATACCATACTACTTTCTTTTAGTAGAGAAAATTTGTATTCTATTATTAGCATAGAAAACCTGCTCCAATCAATATTTTTTATATTCTTAACTATATCCATGATGTACTTTCCTGTATTTGCTTATTCAGGTAGGTACGAAGACCTTCCTTCCTTGTATGAAACCAATACAGAAAAATATAAAAACTCTACTTTAAATAATTCATATGCTCTTTTTATGGAAATTGACACCTTAGTTAAAAAAGAAAAATTGTATCTAGACTCAGAGTTAAAAATGAATAAGATCTCAAAAAAATTATCTAAATCAATACCATACATATCTCAAGCTATAAATGAAAATACTCAAAAAAGTTTCCCAGATTACATCAATTCTTTTAGAGTTGAAGAAGCTAAAAAAAAATTATTAATAGACAAGCCTGATACGATTTTTGCAATTGCTATAGATGTAGGGTTTAACAATAAAACTACTTTTTACAATGCTTTTAAAAAGCAAACCAACATGACCCCTAGTCAATATAAAAAAGAAAAAACTAATATTTAA
- a CDS encoding DUF2459 domain-containing protein, which produces MMLILYTGISILVSFITVNKNSNKPTDNKTVYLSSNGIHLSIILPKENIDPTLLRDLSYSKNHHYFMFGWGNAYFYLNTPTWDDFKVSNGLKALFLNGETAIHLTTYYNKQPKWIPVKLSDRELYKLNAYIKNTFKINLEGKKIPIPHKDYSIYDSFYSAKGSYSPIKTCNTWVNSALKESGLKASYWTLWDFGVLNKYK; this is translated from the coding sequence ATGATGCTTATACTCTATACAGGTATATCTATTCTTGTCAGTTTTATTACTGTTAATAAAAACTCTAATAAACCCACAGATAATAAAACAGTTTATTTAAGCAGTAATGGTATTCATTTAAGTATTATTTTACCTAAAGAAAATATAGATCCTACTTTATTAAGAGATTTGTCGTATTCTAAAAACCACCACTATTTCATGTTTGGCTGGGGAAATGCTTATTTTTACTTAAACACTCCTACTTGGGATGATTTTAAAGTTTCAAACGGATTAAAAGCGCTTTTTTTAAACGGAGAAACTGCTATACACTTAACTACTTATTATAATAAGCAACCTAAATGGATTCCTGTGAAATTAAGTGACAGAGAACTATATAAGCTAAATGCTTACATTAAAAATACGTTTAAAATTAACTTAGAAGGAAAGAAAATACCTATACCACATAAAGACTACAGTATTTATGATTCTTTCTACAGTGCAAAAGGTAGCTACTCCCCTATTAAAACTTGTAATACATGGGTAAATAGCGCTTTAAAAGAAAGTGGACTAAAAGCTAGCTATTGGACCCTTTGGGATTTTGGTGTACTCAATAAGTATAAATAA
- a CDS encoding M20/M25/M40 family metallo-hydrolase, translating to MNPKTASLLAIFVLLFSCKQAKNVNEKTTKKIVTIPKKEINISIDSLTVKKHLYTLASDDMEGRKAGSKGIEKAAQYIESEFKRIGLTTFENLKEYRQNFEHNQLKMFNLIGVLEGKSKKDEYVVVSAHYDHLGMKKDGEGDRIFNGADDDASGVAAVLSLAEYYAKKGTERTILFIAFTAEEMGLIGSTFFGKKVNPAKFIAGINIEMIGKQSSYGPKTAWLTGFERSNFGKIIQKNLKGTNYKLYPDPFPKYKLFFRSDNASLAKLGIPAHTFSTGPIDVDVHYHKVSDEAETLNISNITETVKAIALGTESIINGKDTPSRVIIDK from the coding sequence ATGAATCCAAAAACAGCTTCTTTGCTTGCAATTTTTGTTCTACTTTTTTCTTGTAAGCAAGCTAAAAATGTAAACGAAAAAACTACGAAAAAAATTGTTACCATACCTAAAAAGGAAATTAATATTTCTATTGACTCTTTAACTGTAAAAAAACATTTATACACGCTAGCTTCTGATGATATGGAGGGAAGGAAAGCTGGAAGTAAAGGAATAGAAAAAGCTGCTCAATATATTGAGAGCGAATTCAAAAGAATAGGTTTAACAACATTTGAAAACTTAAAAGAATATCGTCAAAACTTTGAACACAACCAATTAAAAATGTTCAACCTAATAGGCGTATTAGAAGGGAAAAGTAAAAAAGATGAATATGTGGTAGTATCTGCTCATTATGATCACCTTGGAATGAAAAAAGATGGGGAAGGTGATCGTATTTTTAACGGAGCTGACGATGATGCGTCTGGGGTTGCCGCTGTATTAAGCCTGGCAGAGTATTACGCTAAAAAAGGTACAGAAAGAACTATTTTATTTATTGCTTTTACAGCTGAAGAAATGGGTTTAATTGGCTCTACGTTTTTTGGCAAAAAAGTAAATCCGGCTAAGTTTATTGCTGGAATTAATATAGAAATGATAGGTAAACAATCTAGTTATGGTCCCAAAACAGCATGGTTAACTGGATTTGAAAGATCAAATTTTGGTAAAATAATTCAAAAGAATTTAAAAGGAACTAATTATAAATTATATCCTGACCCTTTTCCTAAATACAAACTTTTTTTTAGGTCTGATAATGCTTCTCTTGCTAAACTTGGTATTCCTGCTCATACATTTTCAACTGGACCTATAGATGTTGATGTTCATTACCATAAAGTATCTGATGAAGCTGAAACTCTTAATATTTCTAATATTACTGAAACAGTTAAAGCTATTGCTTTAGGTACAGAAAGTATTATTAATGGAAAAGATACACCATCTAGAGTAATAATTGATAAATAG
- a CDS encoding DUF3820 family protein, protein MIDNKQFLIDTANMKMPFGKYKNVYLIDIPEYYLVWYKNKGFPNGKLGKMMALVYELKLNGLEDILRKIRS, encoded by the coding sequence ATGATAGACAACAAACAGTTTTTAATAGACACTGCTAATATGAAAATGCCATTTGGTAAATACAAGAATGTGTATTTAATTGATATTCCAGAGTATTATTTAGTATGGTATAAAAACAAAGGTTTTCCTAATGGAAAATTAGGAAAAATGATGGCTTTGGTATATGAACTTAAACTTAACGGTTTGGAAGATATTCTACGAAAAATTAGAAGTTAA
- a CDS encoding transglutaminase domain-containing protein gives MKRLFPLIVLICFNAYAQKYQAIDTKVKEYPSEVTAKELAKKVKKDFSSKENQVRATFYWVANNIKYNLSEYYNPSRKRIGFSYTDEADKLRKLQAIKDSIVEQTLTTRQAVCEGYAQTLSKIFTLLQLENYVVKGYVRNSIRDINNEPLMPNHAWNVVKVNEEWMVLDATWAAGSVINGRWQVSFEDYYFNIPRRNYLKTHYPAEKKWMLGQKLSKKSFYSQPIFTPEFLKTDLELINPLKGAIKFKKGKTITLEVKNLLSYQTVLCGLSGYRFAKQPNLVYKNGIGYIKITPTKDCDKLSLVVDGEIYIKYKLI, from the coding sequence ATGAAGCGACTTTTCCCCCTTATAGTATTAATCTGCTTTAATGCGTATGCACAAAAGTACCAAGCAATTGATACAAAAGTAAAGGAATACCCTAGCGAAGTAACCGCAAAAGAACTAGCGAAGAAAGTTAAAAAAGACTTTTCTTCAAAAGAGAATCAAGTACGAGCTACCTTTTATTGGGTAGCAAACAATATTAAGTATAACCTATCGGAATACTATAATCCAAGTAGAAAGAGAATTGGATTTAGTTATACAGATGAAGCTGATAAGTTAAGGAAATTGCAAGCTATTAAAGATAGTATTGTAGAGCAAACCTTAACAACTAGACAAGCTGTTTGTGAAGGGTATGCCCAAACTTTATCTAAAATTTTTACTTTATTACAGTTAGAGAATTATGTGGTTAAAGGGTATGTTAGAAATTCTATTAGAGACATAAATAATGAGCCATTAATGCCTAATCATGCTTGGAATGTAGTAAAAGTAAATGAAGAGTGGATGGTTTTAGATGCTACTTGGGCTGCAGGTTCAGTTATAAACGGCAGATGGCAAGTAAGTTTTGAGGATTATTACTTTAATATTCCTAGAAGAAATTATTTAAAAACTCATTATCCAGCAGAAAAAAAATGGATGCTAGGTCAAAAACTATCTAAGAAAAGTTTTTACAGTCAACCAATATTTACACCTGAGTTTTTAAAAACAGATTTAGAGTTAATAAACCCATTAAAAGGAGCTATTAAATTTAAAAAAGGCAAAACAATTACATTAGAAGTCAAAAATTTACTTTCTTATCAAACAGTATTATGTGGTTTAAGTGGGTATAGATTTGCTAAACAACCAAATTTAGTTTATAAAAATGGTATAGGTTATATAAAAATTACACCAACTAAAGATTGTGATAAATTATCATTAGTTGTAGATGGAGAAATTTATATAAAATATAAGTTAATCTAA
- a CDS encoding DUF1801 domain-containing protein, whose protein sequence is MKPAEIYILNKPEPLKSILLHLQVLIENAFPSVVLKFKWKIPFYYLDNKPLCYLNASKKGYVDVAFYLSTDLDKYNEFLISEKRKVVKSIRYYTPEQINNEVLIYILIEAYKIKQQLQ, encoded by the coding sequence ATGAAACCTGCAGAAATTTACATTCTTAATAAACCAGAACCCTTAAAAAGCATATTATTACACTTACAAGTTTTAATTGAAAATGCATTTCCAAGCGTCGTTTTAAAGTTTAAATGGAAAATTCCTTTTTATTATTTAGATAACAAACCTTTATGTTATTTAAATGCAAGTAAAAAAGGCTATGTGGATGTTGCTTTTTACTTATCTACTGATTTAGATAAATACAATGAATTTTTAATTAGTGAAAAGAGAAAAGTAGTAAAATCTATACGCTATTATACTCCAGAGCAAATTAACAACGAAGTACTTATATATATATTAATTGAAGCTTATAAAATAAAACAACAATTACAATAA
- a CDS encoding GEVED domain-containing protein: MKTTKQFMLLILIVFAKQILAQTASNYCSVISERQENYITDVVFAGIENLSGNGTNGYTNFTSKEASVYPNESYGIGVNTKWNHWGYNVVQVWIDWNQNFIFEDTERAFYKTGTGLLSSNISVPVDAKIGRTTMRVRYSYAEALSPCNNNVQKLTDVEDYTVIVNNPLKPSARFDASIYHVKSRKDVVEYRDISANTPTSWHWEFEGGIPSSSIEQTPSVTYPESGKFSVKLIVKNQYGEDEIFIKDYITVELPSDEFCISSNEKPNGQYITAVEFAGVVNHTQYNSGYELYEFPNATVEKGPYTNLNEATVMSIKVNNRWEDTKVGLWVDWNQDDDFDDAGEERILTNNQSTSNQFTFFFTVPNHAKTGKTRLRIRTIHGKSLTSCGESWFGETEDYVLYVAEQRNRRTADSLNSLDETIVNVHPVPSKDGNITFTFNTKQENINFKFFNDKNIEVLPSQSFSYKNTINLDLSSLPSGTYFVQTITNSESTTSRIILD, encoded by the coding sequence ATGAAAACAACTAAACAATTCATGTTATTAATTTTAATTGTATTTGCCAAACAAATTTTAGCCCAAACAGCTAGTAATTATTGTTCTGTCATCTCTGAAAGACAAGAAAACTATATTACTGATGTAGTTTTTGCTGGCATTGAAAACCTTTCTGGAAATGGAACTAATGGTTATACTAATTTTACTAGTAAAGAAGCTTCAGTTTACCCAAATGAGTCCTACGGTATTGGTGTAAATACCAAATGGAATCATTGGGGTTATAACGTTGTTCAAGTATGGATAGACTGGAATCAAAACTTTATTTTTGAAGACACTGAACGTGCTTTTTATAAAACAGGAACAGGCTTATTATCCTCAAATATTTCAGTTCCTGTGGACGCTAAAATTGGTAGAACCACTATGCGAGTTAGGTATAGTTATGCTGAAGCATTGTCGCCTTGTAACAACAATGTGCAAAAACTAACAGATGTTGAAGATTATACAGTAATTGTAAATAACCCTTTAAAGCCAAGTGCTCGTTTTGATGCTTCAATCTACCATGTAAAAAGCAGAAAAGATGTGGTAGAATACAGAGACATATCTGCTAATACTCCTACCTCATGGCACTGGGAATTTGAAGGAGGGATTCCTTCCTCAAGTATAGAACAAACCCCTTCTGTTACCTATCCTGAATCTGGTAAATTTTCTGTAAAATTAATTGTAAAAAATCAATATGGTGAAGATGAAATCTTTATTAAAGACTACATTACCGTAGAACTGCCTAGTGATGAATTTTGTATTAGTAGTAATGAAAAACCTAATGGTCAATACATTACTGCTGTAGAGTTTGCTGGTGTAGTGAATCATACTCAATATAATAGTGGCTATGAATTATATGAATTTCCTAATGCAACAGTAGAAAAAGGGCCTTATACAAACCTTAACGAAGCTACTGTTATGAGTATTAAAGTGAATAACAGATGGGAAGATACAAAAGTTGGTCTTTGGGTAGATTGGAATCAAGATGATGATTTTGATGATGCTGGAGAAGAAAGAATATTAACAAACAATCAAAGTACATCTAATCAATTTACCTTCTTCTTTACAGTTCCAAATCATGCCAAAACCGGAAAAACTAGACTACGTATACGTACTATACATGGTAAAAGTTTAACATCATGTGGAGAATCTTGGTTTGGAGAAACAGAAGATTATGTTCTTTATGTTGCTGAACAAAGAAATAGAAGAACAGCTGATAGTTTAAATAGTTTAGACGAAACAATTGTTAATGTTCACCCAGTTCCAAGTAAAGATGGCAATATAACTTTCACATTCAATACAAAACAAGAAAATATCAACTTTAAGTTTTTTAACGATAAGAACATTGAAGTTTTACCTTCTCAATCTTTTTCTTATAAAAATACGATCAATTTAGATCTATCTTCATTACCTAGCGGAACTTATTTTGTTCAAACTATTACAAATTCTGAGAGTACTACTAGCAGAATTATTTTAGATTAG
- a CDS encoding NAD(P)-dependent oxidoreductase: MKFGIIKERKNPPDRRVVFSPSKLQELKKQFPQAEIIVESSDIRVFPDKAYEDAGFTVTNDVSDCDVLLGVKEVPLDNLIPNKKYFFFSHTIKKQPYNRKLLKTMLEKNIEMYDHETIIKENGARLIGFGRYAGLVGAYNGFRAIGLREGIFTLPKVETLSDLDAVKKELDKITIPNNLKILLSGTGKVAYGAKEILDHLQIKQVSDALYLTSKFTEPVYCMVDVMEYAKRIDGKVGDKFAFYKDPSGYESNFMPYAKETDFFIAGHFYGDGAPYLYTREDAKHTDFNIKYVADISCDVDGPVASTLRASTIADPIYGYHAATESEVDYKQEDAIVVMAVDNLPCELPKDASEGFGDMFLQHVIPAFYNNDKDGILARSKMTENKQLTQRYAYLQDYVDGKE, encoded by the coding sequence ATGAAATTTGGGATTATCAAGGAACGTAAAAACCCACCAGATAGAAGAGTTGTTTTTTCTCCTAGTAAACTACAAGAACTTAAAAAGCAATTTCCACAGGCTGAAATAATAGTAGAGAGTTCAGATATTAGAGTATTTCCTGACAAAGCATATGAAGATGCTGGTTTTACAGTTACCAATGATGTTAGTGATTGTGATGTATTGTTAGGTGTAAAAGAAGTTCCTTTAGATAATTTGATTCCAAATAAAAAATATTTTTTCTTTTCTCATACCATTAAAAAGCAACCTTATAATAGAAAGTTGTTAAAAACGATGTTAGAAAAAAACATTGAAATGTATGACCATGAAACTATTATTAAAGAAAATGGTGCTCGTTTAATAGGTTTTGGTCGCTATGCTGGTTTAGTAGGTGCTTACAATGGTTTTAGAGCTATTGGATTAAGAGAGGGAATTTTTACTTTGCCTAAAGTAGAAACCTTATCGGATTTAGATGCCGTTAAAAAGGAGTTAGATAAAATTACCATTCCTAATAACCTTAAAATTTTATTGTCAGGTACAGGCAAAGTAGCCTATGGTGCTAAAGAAATATTAGATCATTTACAAATTAAACAAGTGAGTGATGCGCTATATTTAACATCTAAATTTACAGAACCAGTTTACTGCATGGTAGATGTAATGGAATATGCAAAAAGGATTGATGGTAAAGTAGGTGATAAATTTGCTTTTTATAAAGATCCATCAGGTTATGAAAGTAATTTTATGCCTTATGCTAAAGAAACCGACTTTTTTATAGCAGGTCATTTTTATGGAGATGGTGCTCCATATTTATATACTAGAGAAGATGCTAAACATACTGACTTTAATATTAAGTACGTAGCTGATATTTCATGTGATGTAGATGGTCCAGTAGCTTCAACTCTTAGAGCTTCTACCATTGCTGATCCTATATACGGATACCACGCTGCTACAGAAAGTGAAGTAGATTATAAACAAGAAGATGCTATTGTGGTAATGGCTGTAGACAATTTACCTTGTGAATTACCTAAAGATGCTAGTGAAGGTTTTGGTGATATGTTTTTACAACATGTTATTCCTGCTTTTTATAATAACGATAAAGATGGTATTTTAGCAAGATCAAAAATGACAGAAAACAAACAACTCACCCAACGTTATGCTTATTTACAAGACTATGTTGATGGTAAAGAATAA
- the kdsA gene encoding 3-deoxy-8-phosphooctulonate synthase, translated as MHLSNVPKIKHTDSNNFFLLAGPCAIEGEDMALRIAEEVVSITNELKIPYVFKGSFKKANRSRLDSFTGIGDEKALKILRKVSETFDVPVVTDIHEVSDAEKAAEYVDILQIPAFLVRQTDLVVAAAKTGKIVNLKKGQFMSPEAMKHAVTKVHESGNENAWITDRGTMFGYQDMIVDFRGIPTMRAFAPTVLDVTHSLQQPNQSSGVTGGRPEMIETIARAGVVNNIDGLFMETHFDPSSAKSDGANMLDLKFLSKLLANLVAIRKTIVNL; from the coding sequence ATGCATTTATCAAACGTTCCCAAGATAAAACACACAGATTCAAATAATTTTTTTCTTTTAGCGGGGCCTTGCGCCATTGAAGGAGAAGATATGGCATTGCGGATTGCTGAAGAAGTAGTGTCTATAACAAATGAATTAAAGATACCTTATGTTTTCAAAGGAAGCTTTAAGAAGGCTAATAGAAGTAGGTTAGATAGTTTTACTGGAATAGGAGATGAAAAGGCACTAAAGATATTACGTAAAGTTTCTGAGACATTTGATGTGCCTGTAGTAACAGATATTCATGAGGTTTCTGATGCAGAAAAGGCTGCTGAATATGTAGATATTTTACAAATACCTGCTTTTTTAGTTCGTCAAACTGATTTAGTAGTAGCTGCTGCTAAAACTGGTAAAATAGTTAATTTGAAAAAAGGGCAATTTATGAGCCCTGAAGCAATGAAACATGCTGTAACAAAAGTGCATGAGTCTGGAAATGAAAATGCGTGGATAACTGATAGAGGAACGATGTTTGGTTATCAAGACATGATTGTTGATTTTAGAGGTATACCTACAATGAGAGCTTTTGCGCCTACTGTTTTAGATGTAACACATTCTTTGCAACAACCAAATCAGTCTAGTGGAGTAACTGGAGGAAGACCAGAAATGATTGAAACAATTGCTAGAGCAGGTGTTGTAAATAATATTGACGGTTTGTTTATGGAAACGCATTTTGACCCTTCATCTGCAAAAAGTGATGGAGCTAATATGCTAGATTTAAAATTTTTAAGTAAATTGTTGGCAAATTTAGTAGCAATTAGAAAAACAATTGTAAATTTATAG